TCTTTTGATAATTAgtactttatttttattaatttgataaGACAAAGTTCTGTATACAAATGTACAAATAACTtcgaatatttaaaataaagtgAAAGTTTTATGCCACAATCTGGAGGGTCGATGTGTCGAGACGTACAATTATTTTGATAGGATTAAATCGAATAGTCACTTTCAATATCtggaaaataatttaataaatttcacTTTCAATATCtggaaaataatttaataaataaccagTGTTAATTTATTTGGTCAAAGATCAGAGGTTGTTTTTGGTCAACAGATATGAGTGTTTTTTTTCACATAGCTCTTCATTACTTAATTATTTGGCTCCATATGGCATTTTGCAACGTTTATGCTCTTTTTATGGCCGTGATTAGACTTCAAACAATGATGTTCAAAAACAGTAATGCGTTCTAGTTAAGGTCATTTATCCTGATGGGGTAATGTCTTAATGATGTGATCAATAAAGTTGCATGATGCTATTAGATTATTGATCCTGCCAAGTGCCACCATGATAAATATGTATATTGGATTTATAACCTTTTTCCATCTCTTATTATAGTTAAGGTCATTTATCCTGATGGGTAATGTCTTAATGATGTGATCAATAAAGTTGCATGATGCTATTAGATTATTGATCCTGCCAAGTGCATCTCTTATTACAGTACCTAAATGGATGAATGCAGCAAAAACCCATCCATAATAGAAAGTCTCatttactaaaaaaaacaaaataataagagAATAATATTCATTTTTGCATCTTTGTGGAAGTATTCTTCTTACACATTCATTTTTTCGGTCCCGTGAAGATTCCCTCTTGCAAACCTAATTATTTCTGTGTATGAACGAAgccatattatattatattaaaatttaagattataattaaatataatgtgttgtttcaaaaaaaaaaaaaaaaaaaaaattaaatataatgtgTATAAGAATGTACGTACTTAGACACTATTCCGCGTTACTGACATGAATAAAATTAATCGGCCCTGTTATGAGCGGGAAAAGAAttcaagatattgaagaatccgATGGAAAAAGATGAACCACACGATCTTTGTCTCTTTTTGACTCTGACGATAATGTTCATGATCATAAGTGTTTTGgatttaataagaaaataaagtgaTCACGTTACAAATGTATTCAACAGCCTTTTTCAATtattgcaacaaaaaaaaaactcaaaaaaattgGTACGGATAAATTCATATGAACagcaacaaaatattttaaaaaaagaaactcagACTTCTCAGGTGTGAAACCAAGCACAAAAGTACAAAGGGAGATAAAGTGAACAGTGTCAGAAAACTTTTATTGACGTAAAAACGAGTTTGGAAAGATGGCGGTATGAGAGACGTTGGATCTGTCAGAGTGATAATCCGACGGTGGAGGTAGCACCGTAGCAGCAGCTTCTGATTTTGATACTGCGGGAGGGAACTAAAGTGGTTAAGTAGGATTCAGAACTTTCGTGGCGACTGTTCGTTTTGATCGAGGTCAACTAGCTTTGGAGCTAGTTTCTTTTTACAGACGTCGAAACAAAAGGCTCGTTTCTAGCAAGTGCAAGAAAACAttcgtttattattttaaaaattcttacaaaaaaaatgtttagaaaATTAGTATAGACTATGAAAATATCTTTTTCTTTGGTCAAAAgactaaaaatatctaaagttCATTCATTAACTTGATTAAAAAGGTATTAAGGATGATAAAACATGAACGATTTAAAACGTTTCCAACAAACAAAGACCAGGTGGTTGGGCCGTTGTAGTTACAGAACAAACGACGCAAACTAAAAACAAAGAAGTTGACCTTATCTTGGGCCTTTGTCCAAACTAAAAGATGCCCCCAAGGATATAACAGGTAACAGAAACCAACAGAGTGGAGAAAgcataaccaaaagaaaagaataaaggAGGCAACCTTTTTTAGTTAAGTTAACGACCGTTACACCTTAACTGAACTCTCCTCATACACAAAACCTATCTAtcttttattcttcttctcttcacatCACtttccttcctctctctctctcggtttATACTTGTATACCTACACTCATTGGCTCAACACGCATGGAGAACGGTGTGAACATGTTTGGGAAGAGCGAGTCCTCAAGATCAGCACTGACTAGGCTGCAGAGGCAAGCACCAACATCTCTGAATCTTGTCTGTGTTCCCCAGAATCACTTCTTACAGCAATCTTGTGATGCGGTTGAAACCACAGAGCTATTCCTCTGCTTCCATCTCTCTTTGTTTCTCCAAATCTGcactcttcttctcctcctagaCAAGAGGACAATATCAGGTTTCATGTTGGTTTTACAGAGAAGAACGGTTCCCAACGGACGACAAGGAAAGCTGGCAATATTCTGCCAAGGCCTAACATAGCAACCAAATTGCTCTCTTAGATACGTTTCAGACCAAACTCGTGCTTGTAGATCTCATTCCCAATGAGAATCTGAGTCCTTACGAATCGCCttgatgtttaaaaataaacacatatctTAAGATGCTTTTGGCAATGTTAATTTCCCATCGTGTGAACCggaaaaaatcttttttttttacaacaagcCAAACCAGGTGCAGCACTTTCCCATAAATAATCACGTCTTTCTCACAGAAGTTTGGTCTAAATTCAtgaggaaaaaaagaaagacacTGGACATTGAAGGAGTAGCTTCTCCATAAGCATTGCTATTGTCAAAGATCAGAAGTCAAACTCGCCTGCTGCCTGTAAAAGTAGATAAAGAGCGTGTGTTAGTATTATCATCACCAGAATAGCTTTGTTGTGAGGCACAATATATTACTTTGTTGAACAGAATGTCCTTATCGTTTATATGCATGATCCCGTCTTTCAGATTGCACTTCCACCTGCTCTTTGTCCGAGTCACCTAATTAAACACACAACACCAAACATGTGTAAACAAACACACACCACGAAACATGTGTAAACAAGAATCATTTACCTTGTCAAACTGAGCCAAAACCAGATGCTGTGTATTCATATCCTCACCGCTTTCCAAGTCATCCAActcgtcgtcatcatcatcttcattcaACAGCTCTTCATCGTCTTCGATGATATCGTTTTGTACAGCAACAGGAGTGCTGGCTTGGATCTCTGTAGAACATATTCATTTAGTTTCTCTATAAAAAACACTCTCCCATCGTTTTCTGTTAGGCTTGTCTTACCGTTTGGAGCAGGTGTTCTGCCTTCGTTTAAGTCTTCATTGGGTCCTTGATAGCTGTATATCTGCAGCAGTATCATCTTAATTACTAGCAGAAGTATCTATATCtataacaaaaatgaaaagCTGAAGCATTCTTCTTACATTTGGTGTCGACAACATTTCATCGTAAGGGTCAGGCATTGGCCCATCAGCTTGAGGAATCTTTGAAGATGAGCAGAGGAGATCTCGTGGAACCTTTCTTTCGCCAACAAAGGTTATGCAAAATGTATCACCCTCTAGGCTTACCTGCAAATATTTAATTTGCGCTTATAAATCACATCACTGAGATATCATAAACTTGTGCAAATGCattcttgttatcttttggTAAGCATccataaacttatttttattaaataaatgaagGGAGATAAGGacaatctgttttttttttctcaagtgAGTTATATTCTAAATGTAAATGAAAATGTATTGTTCTAGGTACACACCTGAGGCATATCATCGCTTGTACCATCCTGCTGTGGAATAGACCGACCATTTTGATATTGTGTAGAAGAATCATCACGCTTTCGTTTCCCCGAAGGTGGCACGAATAGATCCTGAAAGAGTATTGCATAGTTCAGGAATATATGACTCAAGAGATCTAATCACGTGAATGTTGCAAAGAAGATTTGAACCGAAATTAAAAATCCAAATTCACAATTCTTGGTCTAGATGTTACGTAGAAGTACCTGCGTGAACTGCTGACTAGAGTTCCCTCTCTCAGGCTCATCACGGCCATCCACATAAGCTAGAAGTAGGTAAAAAGTTTAAATTCCAAACAACAAACTGAAACATTTTTCTTTTGACTGAATAATTAAGTGCAGGTAAAATTAGAACCTACCAACATTGACATCAGGCCTTGGATTTGTCCATGGAGAAGGAGGTTGCTGCAATAAAAGAGTATATTCTTAGTTTATGCaaaccaacaaaaaatattcagaaaatcTAAAGTCAATTTTCTGTGTTGTCAGTGAAAAAGTCTTTGAAAACACTTGGAT
The sequence above is drawn from the Brassica napus cultivar Da-Ae chromosome A8, Da-Ae, whole genome shotgun sequence genome and encodes:
- the LOC106362246 gene encoding transcription initiation factor IIA large subunit-like, with the translated sequence MATTTTTSGVYIHVIEDVVSKVREEFVNNGGPGESVLSELQGIWETKMMQAGVLSGPIDRSSVAQRSTPGGPLTHDLNVPYEGTEEYETPTAEMLFPPTPLQTPLPTPLPGTADNSSMYNIPTGSSDYPTPGSENGIHADVKARPSPYMQPPSPWTNPRPDVNVAYVDGRDEPERGNSSQQFTQDLFVPPSGKRKRDDSSTQYQNGRSIPQQDGTSDDMPQVSLEGDTFCITFVGERKVPRDLLCSSSKIPQADGPMPDPYDEMLSTPNIYSYQGPNEDLNEGRTPAPNEIQASTPVAVQNDIIEDDEELLNEDDDDDELDDLESGEDMNTQHLVLAQFDKVTRTKSRWKCNLKDGIMHINDKDILFNKAAGEFDF